One Actinospica robiniae DSM 44927 genomic region harbors:
- a CDS encoding phosphatase PAP2 family protein has product MDPVKASRTSGSLSPRLALVLLVALPMALLVGLLVLAVEASWAPLRNVDRYVANTLHTQALGHPALVHAMVLVSDIGSPTVMRIAATLLAVVLFLRGARRLALWTAATMISGAAIDEVLKVAVDRARPVFVQPVASAPGPSFPSGHAFTATLGAGVFLLVLLPLLPRRTRLAAWLPAALIPLAVGYSRIALGVHWTSDVLGGWLLGVGLLTGTTAAFETWRREHALPRVHPVLEGVAPEESGRAAHPVRSGPEDA; this is encoded by the coding sequence ATGGATCCCGTGAAGGCCTCGCGCACCTCCGGCAGCCTCAGCCCGCGGCTCGCCCTCGTCCTGCTCGTCGCTCTGCCGATGGCGCTGCTCGTCGGGCTGCTGGTCCTCGCGGTCGAGGCGTCCTGGGCGCCGCTGCGGAACGTGGACCGGTACGTCGCCAACACCCTGCACACCCAGGCCCTCGGCCATCCCGCGCTGGTCCACGCGATGGTGCTGGTGTCTGACATCGGCTCACCGACGGTCATGCGGATCGCCGCGACCCTGCTCGCGGTGGTGCTCTTCCTGCGCGGCGCGCGCCGGCTGGCGCTGTGGACCGCCGCGACCATGATCAGCGGGGCGGCGATCGACGAGGTGCTCAAGGTCGCCGTCGACCGGGCCCGCCCGGTCTTCGTCCAGCCGGTGGCGAGCGCGCCCGGCCCCTCGTTCCCCTCCGGCCACGCCTTCACCGCCACGCTCGGCGCCGGCGTCTTCCTGCTCGTCCTGCTCCCGCTGCTGCCCCGCCGCACCCGCCTGGCCGCCTGGCTGCCGGCCGCGCTGATCCCGCTCGCGGTCGGCTACAGCCGGATCGCCCTCGGCGTGCACTGGACCAGCGACGTCCTCGGCGGCTGGCTGCTCGGCGTCGGCTTGCTCACCGGCACCACCGCTGCCTTCGAGACCTGGCGCCGCGAACACGCGCTGCCGCGGGTCCATCCCGTCCTCGAGGGCGTGGCGCCGGAGGAGAGCGGACGCGCCGCGCACCCCGTTCGATCAGGCCCCGAAGACGCATGA
- a CDS encoding LamG-like jellyroll fold domain-containing protein, whose translation MNTHMRRSSRRAAAAALAVSMIMAGGGVLAPAADAQAGAQAPASSTGDPAPVASSAGAPAGTQALADGYGLSAAQQKAVDQAAAQAAKTGQPVPISALTSETWQVSAEPGGGLELADNPAPVRTLQHGAWVPVDTTLHKNSDGTYTPAATAYATARLSGGGSGPLVTTTTSSGANYQLSWPTALPAPTVSGSSATYGNVIAGVDLRVDANATGGFSEVLIVHNAKAAADPRLAKLALAVHSSGTSRGTGTTLATAPDGLQLDLSDAMMWDSETTPTAPGSIAAKGTAGTSSAKAPSLAQVAASDPSDATHPGYAAHQAPLQVSSSTSSLTLAPDKAMLTAKDTVFPLYIDPSVSWHSSTPAASAYDEIKQGSPCNSQSYTNDTAEDDNSLGVGWTNTYCGGYQRTFYQWKLPPAIAKATIQVATVKATENWQASFSCSESRTVDLHLAVGIGAGTDYNNTNPGYITGSGAYSTSASVGAAYNPSGCQNPITSPASFTVTTPVQAAATSSASQITFVMDQGSNTNYADFDRFTDNPTLNISYDHAPTTPTAAQLSAAVGGSDTAACDTAAPYPYIGKAIATNNVTLTATNITSPDSDELQATFKYWITGSTTTATGKSADNLASGGNASYTLPAAFTQGLTDGQSVSWQVQTTNGTLTSGWSPTCTYTAEPTGPDEPAITANTTYPDNTTGAAAGTTATFTVTGNTDGTAATKFYYRLDAAPVTTGTIPATQIATATNDTATFTITPAWAGLHTLYVESVDAAGDVSGANSYTVIAAAHAPSTCASLTACFNNTAISPDTNPSQANADGNGNSLSATNLTAAGWKSTGGHMSIDGANLALPAYGTGQADNVLAANQTITCTSSQAMNCVTNPVGASALTFLTTATYGSMAEPGSISGDTTAPYIPAGTPVAGSYINDGSLQDAIGAPTGTINYADGTSDTYTLTVPDWSSGPSNLAAFTMPSFNNPAGKKTSTAKMYAFSIPLRPGATISSITLPDVSGTPGHGIPAVHIFSIGTRNTTTGTVKADGTTATLASPNTWTGAWASDNEGNYNYESSNFNNQSFRVLLQPTVTGSTIRVKLDNALGTSPLDIGHATVALTNGTAITPTAATSSTPVNLTFAGSTSTVIPEGAMLYSDPLPFNVTAGHWLAVSFQLTNSIPYLVEHSWVTDSYEYTAPIGSGDHTADTAATTYTATGSLNGTYTNLVTGLDVQTAGVPTQIVLGDNLIDAFEPNTAPLSPNNGAALRLSDDIAAASSTAPDPYGTINAGIESNQLVTDYPETRDGTTTGGAVGGPAALTRVDRDLLDEPGLNTVILDEGLEDALAGSDFATIEDAYNSLLGYLQDTGIEMKAGTDGASSTEVFPSIVDIGLTPCDTYNGDGAATGNDPCTTASTTTTPVDTIRTQINGWLAANPNGYGWWSPSPYYYVDPDKTIGVPDASDGATKLNPLAMVGTSRNNTLSDPVNLTNTGTGALANAILAATDTWTLTDGTGSTTAADSAPNYNANAYLTLTDPNPTSDVGAGTNFLTLAGTYTWATATVGANANTTVLSLDGTSGYGSTGNTVVNTTGSYSISAWVDPAAPTSGAQVIAGECGNNHCALYFGITSGGYWQIGGQGSDTASDDTYYGATYSTATAAANTWTHVVATFNAATDTYALYLNGSLAATAAGRPTGWGATGPLTVGGLYILGSGTPVTKNFLDGEISNLKTYNYALSAPQITALHDQITPLDQ comes from the coding sequence ATGAATACGCACATGCGGCGAAGTTCGCGGCGCGCGGCTGCCGCGGCGCTCGCGGTCTCCATGATCATGGCGGGCGGCGGCGTCCTCGCTCCAGCTGCCGATGCGCAGGCGGGCGCGCAAGCTCCGGCGAGCTCGACCGGTGATCCTGCGCCGGTCGCCTCGTCCGCGGGCGCGCCGGCCGGCACACAGGCCTTGGCGGACGGCTACGGGCTTTCCGCTGCGCAGCAGAAGGCCGTCGACCAGGCTGCGGCGCAGGCTGCGAAGACCGGCCAGCCGGTGCCGATCAGTGCCCTGACCAGCGAGACCTGGCAGGTCTCCGCCGAGCCGGGCGGGGGCCTGGAGCTGGCGGACAACCCCGCTCCGGTGCGTACCCTGCAGCACGGGGCGTGGGTGCCGGTGGACACCACCTTGCACAAAAACTCCGACGGCACCTACACGCCGGCTGCCACCGCCTATGCGACCGCGCGCCTGTCCGGCGGGGGCAGCGGCCCGCTGGTCACCACGACCACCTCGAGTGGTGCGAACTACCAGTTGTCCTGGCCGACCGCGCTTCCCGCCCCCACGGTCTCCGGCTCCAGCGCGACCTACGGCAACGTGATCGCAGGGGTCGATCTCCGGGTCGATGCGAACGCCACCGGCGGCTTCTCTGAAGTCCTGATCGTGCACAACGCCAAGGCCGCCGCCGATCCGCGGCTTGCGAAGCTCGCGCTCGCCGTGCACTCCTCCGGCACCAGCCGGGGCACCGGGACCACGCTCGCCACCGCCCCTGACGGCCTGCAGCTGGACCTGTCCGACGCGATGATGTGGGACTCCGAGACCACACCCACCGCGCCCGGCAGTATCGCGGCGAAGGGTACTGCCGGCACCTCGAGCGCGAAGGCGCCGAGCCTGGCTCAGGTCGCCGCGTCCGACCCGTCCGATGCGACCCACCCGGGCTACGCCGCGCACCAGGCGCCGCTGCAGGTCTCCTCCTCCACCAGCTCGCTGACGCTGGCCCCGGACAAGGCCATGCTCACGGCCAAGGACACGGTCTTCCCGCTCTACATCGACCCGAGCGTGTCCTGGCACTCCAGCACACCCGCAGCCTCGGCATACGACGAGATCAAGCAGGGCTCTCCCTGTAACAGCCAGTCCTACACCAACGACACCGCCGAAGACGACAACTCGCTCGGCGTCGGCTGGACCAACACCTACTGCGGCGGATACCAGCGCACCTTCTACCAGTGGAAGCTGCCCCCGGCCATCGCGAAGGCAACCATCCAGGTCGCGACCGTGAAGGCCACCGAGAACTGGCAGGCCTCCTTCTCCTGCAGCGAGTCACGCACCGTGGACCTTCACCTGGCCGTCGGCATCGGCGCCGGCACCGACTACAACAACACCAACCCCGGCTACATCACCGGCTCGGGCGCCTACTCGACCTCCGCGAGCGTCGGCGCGGCATACAACCCGTCGGGCTGCCAGAACCCCATCACCTCCCCGGCCTCCTTCACCGTCACCACCCCGGTGCAGGCGGCCGCCACCAGCAGCGCCAGCCAGATCACCTTCGTCATGGACCAGGGCTCGAACACCAACTACGCGGACTTCGACCGGTTCACCGACAACCCCACGCTCAACATCTCCTACGACCACGCCCCCACCACCCCGACCGCCGCCCAACTCTCCGCCGCGGTCGGCGGCTCGGACACCGCCGCATGCGACACCGCCGCCCCGTACCCGTACATCGGCAAGGCGATCGCGACCAACAACGTCACCCTGACCGCGACGAACATCACCAGTCCGGACAGCGACGAACTCCAGGCCACCTTCAAATACTGGATCACCGGGTCCACCACCACCGCCACCGGCAAATCCGCCGACAACCTCGCCTCCGGCGGCAACGCCAGCTACACGCTGCCCGCCGCCTTCACCCAGGGCCTGACCGACGGGCAGTCGGTGTCCTGGCAGGTGCAGACCACCAACGGCACCCTGACCTCCGGCTGGTCGCCCACCTGCACCTACACCGCCGAACCCACCGGCCCCGACGAGCCGGCCATCACCGCGAACACCACCTACCCCGACAACACCACCGGCGCCGCGGCAGGCACCACCGCGACCTTCACCGTGACCGGCAACACCGACGGCACCGCGGCGACGAAGTTCTACTACCGGCTCGACGCCGCCCCGGTGACCACCGGCACCATCCCCGCCACCCAGATCGCCACCGCCACCAACGACACCGCCACCTTCACCATCACCCCCGCCTGGGCCGGACTCCACACCCTCTACGTCGAGTCCGTCGACGCCGCCGGCGACGTCTCCGGCGCCAACTCCTACACCGTCATCGCCGCAGCCCACGCCCCGAGCACCTGCGCCAGCCTCACCGCCTGCTTCAACAACACCGCGATCAGCCCCGACACCAACCCCTCCCAGGCCAACGCGGACGGCAACGGCAACAGCCTCTCCGCCACCAACCTCACCGCCGCCGGATGGAAAAGCACCGGCGGGCACATGAGCATCGACGGCGCGAACCTCGCGCTGCCCGCATACGGCACCGGGCAGGCAGACAACGTCCTGGCCGCGAACCAGACCATCACCTGCACCAGCTCACAGGCGATGAACTGCGTTACCAACCCGGTCGGTGCCAGTGCCCTGACGTTCCTGACCACCGCCACCTACGGCTCGATGGCCGAGCCCGGCTCCATCTCCGGAGACACCACCGCCCCCTACATCCCTGCGGGCACCCCGGTCGCCGGCTCCTACATCAACGACGGATCCCTGCAAGACGCCATCGGCGCCCCCACCGGCACCATCAACTACGCCGACGGCACCTCCGACACCTACACCCTCACGGTCCCGGACTGGTCGAGCGGCCCGAGCAACCTCGCCGCGTTCACCATGCCCTCCTTCAACAACCCGGCCGGGAAGAAGACCTCCACGGCGAAGATGTACGCGTTCAGCATCCCGCTCAGGCCCGGCGCGACCATCTCCTCAATCACCCTGCCCGACGTCTCCGGCACCCCCGGCCATGGCATTCCGGCCGTGCACATCTTCTCCATCGGCACCCGCAACACCACCACCGGCACGGTCAAGGCCGACGGCACCACCGCGACCCTCGCGAGCCCCAACACCTGGACCGGGGCATGGGCCTCGGACAACGAGGGCAACTACAACTACGAATCGAGCAACTTCAACAACCAGTCCTTCCGCGTCCTGCTCCAGCCCACCGTCACCGGCTCCACCATCCGGGTCAAGCTGGACAACGCGCTCGGTACCAGCCCCCTCGACATCGGCCACGCCACCGTCGCGCTGACCAACGGCACCGCCATCACCCCCACCGCAGCCACCAGCTCCACGCCGGTGAACCTCACCTTCGCAGGCTCGACCAGCACCGTGATCCCCGAAGGCGCCATGCTCTACTCCGACCCGCTGCCCTTCAACGTCACCGCAGGACACTGGCTCGCCGTCTCCTTCCAGCTCACCAACTCCATCCCCTACCTGGTCGAGCACTCCTGGGTCACCGACTCCTACGAATACACCGCCCCCATCGGCTCCGGTGACCACACCGCGGACACCGCCGCCACCACCTACACCGCCACAGGCTCCCTCAACGGCACCTACACCAACCTGGTCACCGGCCTCGACGTACAGACCGCGGGCGTGCCCACCCAGATCGTGCTCGGCGACAACCTCATCGACGCGTTCGAACCCAACACCGCCCCCCTCTCCCCCAACAACGGCGCCGCGCTGCGCCTGTCCGACGACATCGCCGCCGCCTCCTCCACCGCCCCCGACCCGTACGGCACCATCAACGCCGGCATCGAATCCAACCAACTCGTCACCGACTACCCCGAGACCCGCGACGGCACCACCACCGGCGGCGCCGTCGGCGGACCCGCCGCCCTCACCCGCGTCGACCGCGATCTGCTCGACGAACCGGGCCTGAACACCGTCATCCTCGACGAAGGCCTCGAAGACGCCCTCGCCGGCAGCGACTTCGCCACCATCGAAGACGCCTACAACTCCCTGCTCGGCTACCTCCAGGACACCGGCATCGAAATGAAGGCCGGAACCGACGGGGCCAGCAGCACCGAGGTGTTCCCCAGCATCGTCGACATCGGCCTCACCCCGTGCGACACCTACAACGGCGACGGCGCCGCCACCGGCAACGACCCGTGCACCACGGCCAGCACCACGACCACCCCCGTCGACACCATCCGCACCCAGATCAACGGATGGCTCGCCGCCAACCCCAACGGATACGGCTGGTGGAGCCCATCCCCCTACTACTACGTCGACCCCGACAAGACGATCGGCGTCCCTGACGCGAGCGACGGCGCCACCAAACTCAACCCGCTCGCCATGGTCGGCACCAGCCGCAACAACACGTTGTCCGACCCGGTCAACCTCACCAACACCGGCACCGGCGCCCTGGCCAACGCCATCCTCGCCGCCACCGACACCTGGACCCTGACCGACGGCACAGGCTCCACCACCGCCGCCGACAGCGCACCCAACTACAACGCCAACGCCTACCTCACTCTGACCGACCCCAACCCCACTTCCGACGTCGGCGCCGGCACCAACTTCCTGACACTGGCAGGCACATACACCTGGGCCACCGCCACCGTCGGCGCCAATGCCAACACCACCGTACTCAGCCTCGACGGCACCAGTGGGTACGGGTCGACCGGCAACACCGTAGTCAACACCACGGGAAGCTACAGCATCAGCGCCTGGGTTGACCCCGCGGCACCCACCTCGGGAGCCCAAGTGATCGCCGGCGAGTGCGGCAACAATCACTGTGCACTGTACTTCGGGATCACCAGCGGCGGATACTGGCAGATCGGCGGCCAGGGTTCTGACACCGCAAGCGACGACACCTACTACGGAGCCACGTACAGCACCGCCACCGCAGCGGCCAACACGTGGACCCATGTAGTCGCCACGTTCAACGCGGCAACCGACACCTATGCGCTGTACCTCAACGGCTCCCTCGCCGCCACTGCGGCCGGGCGCCCGACCGGCTGGGGCGCCACCGGCCCCCTAACCGTCGGCGGCCTCTACATTCTCGGTAGTGGCACGCCCGTCACCAAGAACTTCCTCGACGGAGAGATCAGCAACCTGAAGACGTACAATTACGCGCTGAGCGCACCGCAGATCACCGCACTCCACGACCAGATCACCCCGCTCGACCAGTAG
- a CDS encoding DUF6886 family protein: protein MRPEPGQVLHFSEDPMIARFAPHVAATAQQAESYVWAVDWHNAPSYWFPRQCPRAMAWATARSSDEDRTLILGPGGGERVHAVEYGWLEAMRTVKLYAYRFDAARFRPFGTPAEPHAWVSEQSVLPLGPAEPVGDLFALLEEADIQLRVLPNLWPFWNAVVSSTLGVSGIRLRNAKPQDQRV, encoded by the coding sequence ATGCGTCCAGAACCCGGTCAGGTCTTGCACTTCTCCGAAGATCCGATGATCGCTCGGTTCGCTCCGCACGTCGCGGCCACCGCGCAACAGGCCGAGTCCTATGTCTGGGCCGTGGACTGGCACAACGCCCCGTCCTACTGGTTTCCCAGGCAGTGCCCGCGGGCCATGGCCTGGGCTACCGCGCGGAGCAGCGACGAGGACCGCACGCTGATCCTCGGGCCCGGTGGCGGCGAACGGGTGCACGCCGTCGAATACGGCTGGCTGGAGGCGATGCGCACGGTCAAGCTCTACGCCTACCGCTTCGACGCCGCGCGCTTTCGCCCCTTCGGCACTCCGGCCGAGCCGCATGCCTGGGTCAGCGAGCAGTCCGTGCTCCCGCTCGGCCCTGCGGAACCGGTCGGCGATCTGTTCGCCCTACTCGAGGAAGCGGACATTCAGCTCAGGGTGCTGCCCAACCTCTGGCCGTTCTGGAACGCGGTGGTCTCCAGCACCCTCGGCGTCAGCGGCATCCGGCTGCGCAATGCCAAGCCGCAGGATCAGCGGGTCTAG
- a CDS encoding DUF1206 domain-containing protein — protein sequence MSVGSRWTSRSRINAGRARANHTNAVDTLGRIGFTARGIVYLLIGWITLMIALDHRTSEADRTGALELVAGKAFGFVVLWFLIVGFAGMALWRAVMAVRPDVPGKQSAGSRLASGGKALLYVVAAYTTARFTVTGHSSGSTNKVSTDFTTDAMRHSGGRLLVGAVGIGFIVAGGVLIVRGIRRKFAKNLDTAAMSVRTRRGVLAVGVAGNVARGVIGAAAGVFLLDAAITFDPHRARGVDGTLRAFAAAPAGPVVLIVMAVGLAAFGCYSFCEARWRRL from the coding sequence ATGAGCGTCGGATCACGCTGGACGTCGCGCTCGCGGATCAACGCGGGCCGAGCGCGCGCGAACCACACGAACGCGGTCGACACCCTCGGACGGATCGGCTTCACCGCACGCGGGATCGTCTACCTGCTCATCGGCTGGATCACGCTGATGATCGCGCTGGACCACCGCACGTCGGAGGCCGACCGCACAGGAGCGCTGGAACTGGTCGCGGGCAAGGCTTTCGGCTTCGTCGTGCTCTGGTTCCTCATCGTCGGCTTCGCCGGCATGGCCCTGTGGCGCGCGGTCATGGCCGTGCGCCCGGACGTGCCCGGGAAGCAGAGCGCCGGCTCCCGGCTGGCCTCGGGCGGCAAAGCCCTGCTCTACGTCGTCGCCGCGTACACCACGGCCCGGTTCACCGTGACCGGGCACTCGAGCGGCTCGACCAACAAGGTCTCCACCGACTTCACCACCGACGCGATGCGGCACTCCGGCGGGCGCCTGCTGGTCGGCGCGGTGGGCATCGGCTTCATCGTCGCCGGAGGGGTGCTGATCGTGCGCGGCATCCGGCGGAAGTTCGCGAAGAACCTCGACACCGCCGCCATGTCCGTCCGCACCCGGCGCGGGGTGCTCGCCGTGGGCGTGGCGGGCAACGTGGCCCGCGGCGTGATCGGCGCGGCCGCGGGCGTCTTCCTGCTCGACGCCGCCATCACCTTCGACCCGCACCGAGCCCGCGGCGTGGACGGCACCTTGCGCGCGTTCGCAGCCGCCCCCGCCGGTCCCGTCGTGCTGATCGTCATGGCCGTCGGGCTGGCCGCGTTCGGCTGCTACTCGTTCTGCGAAGCCCGCTGGCGTCGGCTCTGA
- a CDS encoding bifunctional phosphatase PAP2/diacylglycerol kinase family protein, with translation MDTHLPLHRHYRRLSGFDTRAMRLVADRPSRVGDSVLPALGRAADHGVLWFAVAAGLGLAHSRTARRAALRGLAAQATASAAANLAGKSLVRRARPELDLTPLIRRLRRPPTSSSFPSGHTASAAAFATGVALEQPRLALPVAALAVGVGLSRVVTGVHYPSDVVAGAAIGVASGLATTRWWPTASPIPAGAPDAAREVDGCPTGEGVIIVVNTAARSADEALAERLRQALPDAEVISAADGAETAKALADAAERAHVLGVAGGDGTVNTAARLAVDRGIPLLVLPSGTFDHFARDLGVEGVDDALRALREGQAVEVDAGLVNDDVFMNTFSIGAYVDLVHGREQHEARLGKWPATMLGAIGVLRRGGAITVHANGERRRIWLLFAGNCRYEPAGLAPSYRPRLADGDLDVRIVDADQPLARLRLIAALATGTLATCPVYQYLSVSSLTLESADGQPLDYSVDGEACTGTPRLSLRKLTGRLVVYRPAAV, from the coding sequence ATGGATACGCATCTGCCACTGCACCGGCACTATCGGCGTCTGAGCGGCTTCGACACGCGCGCTATGCGTCTCGTCGCCGATCGGCCCTCGCGCGTCGGAGACTCGGTCCTGCCGGCACTGGGCCGGGCCGCCGACCACGGTGTGCTGTGGTTCGCCGTGGCCGCCGGACTCGGTCTGGCGCACAGCCGGACGGCCCGGCGGGCGGCGTTGCGCGGGCTGGCGGCGCAGGCCACGGCCAGCGCGGCGGCGAACCTGGCCGGCAAGTCGCTGGTGCGCCGGGCCCGGCCGGAGCTCGACCTGACGCCGTTGATCAGACGTCTGCGCCGCCCGCCGACGAGTTCCTCGTTCCCCTCCGGGCACACCGCCTCGGCCGCGGCGTTCGCCACCGGCGTGGCGCTGGAGCAGCCGCGGCTGGCCCTGCCGGTGGCGGCGCTGGCCGTCGGGGTGGGTCTGTCCCGCGTGGTCACCGGCGTGCACTACCCCTCCGACGTGGTGGCCGGGGCGGCGATCGGCGTGGCCTCGGGTCTGGCCACCACCCGCTGGTGGCCGACCGCGTCGCCCATCCCGGCCGGCGCTCCGGACGCCGCCCGCGAGGTCGACGGATGCCCGACCGGCGAGGGCGTGATCATCGTCGTCAACACCGCGGCCCGCAGCGCCGATGAGGCCCTGGCCGAGCGGCTGCGCCAAGCCTTGCCGGACGCCGAAGTGATCAGCGCCGCCGACGGGGCCGAGACGGCGAAGGCGCTGGCCGACGCTGCGGAGCGCGCGCACGTTCTAGGCGTGGCGGGCGGTGACGGCACGGTCAACACCGCCGCGCGCCTGGCCGTCGATCGCGGCATCCCGCTGCTGGTTTTGCCCTCGGGCACGTTCGACCACTTCGCCCGCGACCTCGGTGTGGAAGGCGTCGACGACGCCCTGCGCGCACTTCGCGAGGGCCAGGCTGTGGAGGTGGACGCCGGCCTGGTCAACGACGACGTGTTCATGAACACCTTCAGCATCGGCGCCTACGTCGACCTGGTGCACGGCCGGGAGCAGCACGAGGCCCGGCTGGGCAAGTGGCCCGCCACCATGCTCGGCGCGATCGGCGTGCTGCGACGCGGCGGCGCCATCACCGTGCACGCGAACGGCGAACGGCGCCGAATATGGCTGCTGTTCGCCGGGAACTGCCGCTACGAGCCGGCCGGCCTCGCGCCGTCCTACCGGCCCCGGCTCGCCGACGGCGACCTGGACGTGCGCATCGTCGACGCCGATCAACCGCTGGCCCGGCTGCGCCTGATCGCCGCGTTGGCGACGGGCACGCTGGCGACGTGTCCGGTGTATCAGTACCTCTCCGTATCGTCGCTCACGCTCGAGTCCGCGGACGGGCAGCCGCTGGACTACAGCGTCGACGGGGAGGCCTGCACCGGGACACCGCGGCTTTCGTTGCGCAAGCTCACCGGCCGACTCGTCGTCTACCGGCCCGCCGCCGTCTGA
- a CDS encoding YihY/virulence factor BrkB family protein, whose protein sequence is MTGEDLSAEDAWTTLRRGGIRQLLRDAFLRFRYADGFSHARALAFQICLAVLPMIIALFGLSTTLHHEAPGQVLADVLDRLTPGAGQPVVRQALANAQADAQAGGPALWLGLAFALVSTATAMGQIERGANRIYGVERDRPFPRKYGTALLLTVTAGAPMAVGMTVTVAGGAVGDALTEVYHWPHAAHLAWVIARWPAGGALALLSLSFVFRRSPRRHQPTLGWLAFGACVALALWLALTGLLAWYARGSATFSATYGPLTAIMALMVWADLTAIALFYGLSTAAQLEATRSAQPRPTLPDPGV, encoded by the coding sequence ATGACCGGCGAAGACCTCTCCGCCGAGGACGCCTGGACCACGCTGCGGCGCGGCGGCATCAGACAGCTGCTGCGCGATGCGTTCCTGCGCTTCCGTTACGCCGACGGGTTCAGCCACGCCCGGGCGCTCGCGTTCCAGATCTGCCTCGCCGTCCTTCCGATGATCATCGCCCTGTTCGGGCTCTCCACCACGCTGCACCACGAGGCGCCCGGGCAGGTCCTGGCCGACGTGCTCGACCGGCTCACCCCCGGCGCCGGCCAGCCGGTTGTCCGCCAGGCGCTCGCCAACGCCCAGGCCGACGCGCAGGCCGGCGGTCCGGCGCTCTGGCTCGGCCTCGCCTTCGCGCTCGTCTCCACCGCCACCGCGATGGGCCAGATCGAACGCGGCGCCAACCGGATCTACGGCGTCGAGCGCGACCGGCCCTTCCCCCGGAAGTACGGAACCGCGCTGCTGCTCACCGTCACCGCCGGCGCGCCGATGGCCGTCGGCATGACCGTCACGGTCGCGGGCGGCGCCGTCGGCGACGCGCTGACCGAGGTCTACCACTGGCCGCACGCCGCCCACCTCGCCTGGGTGATCGCCCGCTGGCCCGCGGGCGGCGCGCTGGCCCTGCTCTCGCTCAGCTTCGTCTTCCGGCGTTCGCCGCGACGCCACCAGCCGACGCTCGGCTGGCTCGCCTTCGGGGCCTGCGTCGCACTGGCCCTCTGGCTCGCCCTGACCGGACTGCTCGCCTGGTACGCCCGCGGCAGCGCCACCTTCAGCGCCACCTATGGCCCGCTGACCGCGATCATGGCCCTGATGGTGTGGGCCGACCTCACCGCCATCGCGCTCTTCTACGGCCTTTCCACCGCCGCCCAACTCGAAGCGACCCGCAGCGCCCAGCCCCGGCCGACCCTGCCGGACCCGGGCGTTTAA
- a CDS encoding phosphatase PAP2 family protein, producing the protein MNARRLLVTFACCVAGLSAGMILLGLLCTGILAHSAPLTGEDHVDVFFAAHRVPWANTVTDLLCLLAGTYGAAVVALAMVIWARWHYKSGAEPLCIAFAILLELSTFLITTAIVHRSRPAVAELDASPPTSSFPSGHTAAAVALYGILALIVYRHSGRRIPWLLLLIPAAVGVARLYRGMHHPSDVVAGAILGALAVWAAQHFVLRAHQSPEPVATASPELARPAGRAAR; encoded by the coding sequence ATGAACGCACGAAGGCTGCTCGTCACCTTCGCCTGCTGCGTGGCCGGCCTGTCCGCGGGGATGATCCTGCTCGGCCTGCTGTGCACCGGAATCCTGGCGCACAGCGCCCCGCTGACCGGGGAGGACCACGTCGACGTGTTCTTCGCAGCGCACCGCGTTCCCTGGGCGAACACCGTCACCGACCTGCTGTGCCTCCTGGCCGGCACGTACGGAGCGGCGGTGGTCGCCCTCGCCATGGTGATCTGGGCACGGTGGCACTACAAAAGCGGAGCCGAGCCGCTGTGCATCGCCTTCGCAATCCTGTTGGAACTGAGCACTTTCTTGATTACCACTGCTATCGTGCATCGCTCGCGCCCGGCCGTCGCCGAACTCGACGCCTCACCACCGACATCGAGTTTTCCCTCGGGCCACACCGCCGCGGCAGTGGCGCTTTACGGCATCCTGGCTTTGATCGTCTACCGGCACAGCGGTCGCAGAATCCCGTGGCTGCTGCTGTTGATTCCGGCCGCAGTCGGCGTCGCGCGCCTGTATCGCGGCATGCACCATCCGTCGGACGTCGTCGCCGGCGCGATACTCGGAGCCCTCGCCGTCTGGGCCGCCCAGCACTTCGTCCTCCGCGCCCATCAGAGCCCTGAGCCGGTGGCCACCGCGTCTCCGGAACTCGCGCGTCCGGCGGGCAGGGCCGCACGGTGA